The following coding sequences are from one Frigoribacterium sp. Leaf415 window:
- a CDS encoding type II toxin-antitoxin system RelE family toxin, whose product MRYDVQLSPAAARQLRKFDPQARRRLQAAIELLADDPRPPAAKPLVASGGAWRVRVGDHRVVYDIEDGRLIVLVLAVAHRREVYR is encoded by the coding sequence GTGAGGTACGACGTCCAGCTCTCCCCCGCGGCCGCTCGTCAGCTGCGAAAGTTCGACCCGCAGGCCCGGCGTCGCCTCCAGGCGGCCATCGAACTGCTCGCCGACGATCCCCGGCCACCGGCGGCGAAGCCGCTCGTCGCCAGCGGCGGAGCCTGGCGTGTGCGCGTCGGTGACCACCGCGTGGTCTACGACATCGAAGACGGCCGCCTCATCGTGCTCGTCCTGGCGGTCGCGCACCGCCGCGAGGTGTACCGGTAG
- a CDS encoding LysR family transcriptional regulator ArgP, which produces MTRFALDQLDTLRTIVDEGTFEAAARRLHVTQSAVSQRIKQLERAAGQVLLRRTTPVTTTDAGDVLLRHARQVDLLTSDALARLGGGGLDGGDDADRASDDPVPTTLPIAVNADSTATWFLDALAAVPPTVPVVFDLRRADQQHTAELLRSGDVLAAVTATREPVQGCSSEPLGVMRYRAVASPGFVERWLGGGPDGPETSARGSLDHGRPDHGRLDHRRLDRAPMVVFDRTDDLQHDFVRRLTGREPLAPRHHVPASADFARAVVLGLGWGMLPEAQAGPELDAGRLVELAAADLVDVPLFWQRWTLASPLLDAVTDAVRATARHALHP; this is translated from the coding sequence ATGACCCGCTTCGCACTCGACCAGCTGGACACCCTGCGCACGATCGTCGACGAGGGCACCTTCGAGGCGGCCGCGCGACGCCTGCACGTGACGCAGTCCGCCGTGTCGCAGCGCATCAAGCAGCTCGAGCGTGCGGCCGGGCAGGTGCTGCTGCGGCGCACCACGCCGGTCACCACGACCGACGCCGGCGACGTGCTGCTCCGCCACGCGCGCCAGGTCGACCTGCTCACCTCGGACGCGCTCGCGCGGCTCGGCGGGGGCGGGCTCGACGGAGGCGACGACGCCGACCGCGCCTCCGACGATCCCGTCCCCACGACCCTGCCGATCGCCGTCAACGCCGACTCGACGGCGACCTGGTTCCTCGACGCGTTGGCCGCCGTCCCGCCGACCGTGCCGGTGGTGTTCGACCTGCGCCGAGCCGATCAGCAGCACACGGCCGAGCTGCTGCGGTCGGGAGACGTGCTCGCCGCGGTCACCGCGACCCGGGAGCCCGTGCAGGGGTGCAGCTCGGAGCCGCTCGGCGTCATGCGGTACCGGGCCGTCGCGAGCCCCGGATTCGTCGAGCGGTGGCTGGGCGGCGGGCCGGACGGCCCGGAGACGTCCGCGCGCGGGTCGCTCGACCACGGGCGGCCCGACCACGGGAGGCTGGACCATCGGAGGCTCGACCGTGCCCCGATGGTGGTCTTCGACCGCACGGACGACCTGCAGCACGACTTCGTGCGACGCCTCACGGGCCGTGAGCCGCTCGCGCCCCGGCACCACGTGCCCGCGTCGGCCGACTTCGCCCGGGCCGTCGTGCTCGGCCTCGGCTGGGGCATGCTCCCCGAGGCCCAGGCCGGCCCCGAACTCGACGCCGGCCGCCTGGTCGAGCTGGCCGCCGCCGACCTGGTCGACGTGCCCCTCTTCTGGCAGCGCTGGACGCTCGCCTCACCCCTCCTCGACGCCGTCACCGACGCCGTCCGCGCCACCGCCCGCCACGCCCTGCACCCCTGA
- a CDS encoding type II toxin-antitoxin system Phd/YefM family antitoxin codes for MSDVLAVSDAKRQLGALVDRAHLRHEPVYLSRRGHRVVAIVDAEDFDRLLELAEDAADAAAAVEARREMAETAATPVPWAEVKAELGLT; via the coding sequence ATGTCCGACGTCCTCGCCGTCTCCGATGCCAAGCGCCAGCTCGGTGCCCTCGTCGACCGCGCCCACCTCCGTCACGAACCCGTCTACCTGTCGCGCCGAGGTCATCGTGTCGTCGCCATCGTCGACGCCGAAGACTTCGACCGACTGCTCGAACTCGCCGAGGACGCCGCCGACGCCGCGGCCGCCGTCGAGGCCCGCCGCGAGATGGCCGAGACCGCCGCCACCCCCGTGCCCTGGGCCGAGGTGAAAGCCGAACTCGGACTGACGTGA
- a CDS encoding GNAT family N-acetyltransferase, with amino-acid sequence MTDEFVSSDDSISGGTMPDVTISAARPDQLDSAAAVLAEGFRDDPVMLGFVPRGPRRHARLVDLFAAMMRSIPTGRRAVDVAVVDGDGGVVGAAVWEAPRTRASSPLRLPVSWAELGQLPRYLRALGLGGLVPAARHQSTLAAPRPRLPHWYLGEIAVGDAARGLGVGTSLIEHRLATVDERGEAAYLESSTERNRALYRRMGFVELGPIRGLPGATPAAMWRPATSSRGATSDRSGSVTAPTSS; translated from the coding sequence ATGACTGACGAATTCGTCAGTTCTGACGATTCCATCTCAGGAGGCACCATGCCCGACGTGACCATCAGCGCCGCCCGCCCGGACCAGCTCGACTCCGCCGCCGCCGTGCTCGCCGAGGGGTTCCGTGACGATCCCGTCATGCTCGGGTTCGTCCCACGGGGACCACGTCGTCATGCGCGCCTGGTCGACCTCTTCGCGGCGATGATGCGCTCGATCCCGACGGGCCGTCGTGCGGTCGACGTGGCCGTCGTCGACGGCGACGGGGGCGTCGTGGGCGCGGCCGTCTGGGAGGCGCCGCGCACTCGAGCGTCGTCGCCGCTGCGCCTGCCGGTGTCGTGGGCGGAGCTCGGGCAGCTGCCGCGGTACCTGCGTGCGCTCGGGCTCGGCGGGCTCGTGCCGGCGGCCCGCCACCAGTCGACGCTGGCGGCACCCCGCCCGCGGCTGCCGCACTGGTACCTCGGCGAGATCGCGGTCGGCGACGCGGCCCGCGGGCTCGGCGTCGGCACCTCGCTGATCGAGCACCGCCTCGCAACCGTCGACGAGCGCGGTGAGGCCGCCTACCTCGAGTCGTCGACCGAGCGGAACAGGGCGCTCTACCGGCGGATGGGCTTCGTCGAGCTGGGGCCGATCCGTGGGCTGCCGGGTGCGACGCCCGCCGCGATGTGGCGCCCGGCGACGAGCTCGCGTGGCGCGACCTCCGACCGGTCGGGCTCGGTGACGGCTCCGACGTCGTCCTGA
- a CDS encoding CDP-alcohol phosphatidyltransferase family protein: protein MDLIGWITDMGSSLPTPLVWALGALFAFTESGLGLGVFVPGETIVLLLAATFDDPWPAVAFFVSVAIGGSLGDHVGYLLGRRFGTGFRDTRIIRRIGVDSWDRAVAVLERRGAAAVFLTRLVPVVRTLTPAAAGVAKVPYRSFLPASFGGALTWAAVYVGIGFLLRSSLEAAQEYLGQFSSWALIGAAVIVAIVFVVRLVRRRRAAAADTADGTVDETVAADDAQARDDAETLDDAADEEARVDDRGPVASAVHAAGHAVADPVVAGAAASGEFVAEHLSSRRLGALRHRLFEVDDWRTVPNAITAARLLLLPVFAGLLIAELWWPALVVIAVVFATDWLDGFVARRTDSVSVLGSWLDPVADRLTVVVVAVAFATADVFGWQEAVLLMVPDVLLAVGAVLAFRGDPALPVWWAGRLRTGLCFVGLAVLLLGVALGGPEWTAVIGVGYLVFLVGLVFHYVSAVHYARVMLVRWQRAIAERLV from the coding sequence ATGGACCTCATCGGGTGGATCACCGACATGGGCTCGTCTCTGCCGACCCCGCTCGTCTGGGCGTTGGGCGCCCTGTTCGCGTTCACGGAGTCCGGGCTGGGCCTCGGCGTCTTCGTGCCGGGCGAGACGATCGTGCTGCTGCTCGCCGCGACCTTCGACGACCCCTGGCCGGCGGTCGCGTTCTTCGTCTCGGTCGCGATCGGTGGTTCGCTCGGCGACCACGTCGGCTACCTGCTCGGACGCCGCTTCGGCACGGGGTTCCGGGACACGCGCATCATCCGCCGGATCGGCGTCGACAGCTGGGACCGTGCCGTCGCCGTCCTCGAGCGGCGAGGGGCGGCCGCGGTCTTCCTCACCCGCCTCGTGCCCGTGGTCCGCACCCTCACGCCGGCGGCGGCCGGGGTCGCGAAGGTGCCCTACCGGTCGTTCCTGCCCGCGTCGTTCGGCGGGGCGTTGACCTGGGCCGCCGTCTACGTCGGCATCGGGTTCCTGCTGCGGTCCTCGCTCGAAGCGGCGCAGGAGTACCTCGGGCAGTTCTCGTCGTGGGCGCTGATCGGTGCCGCGGTGATCGTCGCGATCGTGTTCGTCGTGCGGCTCGTGCGCCGACGTCGGGCCGCCGCGGCCGACACGGCGGACGGCACCGTCGACGAGACGGTCGCGGCCGACGACGCGCAGGCCCGCGACGACGCGGAGACCCTTGACGACGCCGCGGACGAGGAGGCGCGGGTCGACGACCGCGGGCCCGTCGCGTCCGCCGTCCACGCGGCCGGGCACGCCGTGGCCGATCCCGTCGTCGCGGGTGCGGCCGCGTCTGGCGAGTTCGTCGCGGAGCACCTGTCGTCCCGTCGGCTCGGAGCCCTGCGCCACCGCCTCTTCGAGGTGGACGACTGGCGGACCGTGCCCAACGCGATCACGGCTGCGCGCCTCCTGCTGTTGCCGGTCTTCGCCGGTCTTCTGATCGCCGAGCTCTGGTGGCCGGCCCTCGTCGTGATCGCGGTCGTGTTCGCGACCGACTGGCTCGACGGGTTCGTGGCCCGGCGCACCGACTCCGTCTCGGTGCTCGGGTCGTGGCTCGACCCGGTGGCCGACCGGTTGACCGTGGTCGTGGTGGCCGTGGCGTTCGCGACGGCCGACGTCTTCGGCTGGCAGGAGGCCGTGCTGCTGATGGTGCCCGACGTGCTGCTCGCCGTCGGCGCCGTGCTGGCCTTCCGCGGCGACCCGGCGCTGCCGGTGTGGTGGGCCGGGCGGCTGCGCACCGGGCTGTGCTTCGTCGGCCTCGCGGTGCTGCTGCTCGGCGTCGCGCTCGGCGGCCCCGAGTGGACGGCCGTCATCGGCGTCGGGTACCTGGTCTTCCTGGTCGGGCTGGTGTTCCACTACGTGTCGGCGGTGCACTACGCGCGGGTGATGCTCGTCCGCTGGCAGCGAGCCATCGCCGAGCGTCTGGTCTGA
- a CDS encoding NADP-dependent isocitrate dehydrogenase translates to MAKIIYTLTDEAPMLATYSFLPIIQAYAKTAGVDVETRDISLAARIISQFPERLTDEQRQGDALAELGALAKTPEANIIKLPNISASMPQLKAAVAELRSQGYDLPEYPDSPSTDAERDVKARYDKVKGSAVNPVLREGNSDRRAPLSVKNYARKHPHRMGAWTADSKTNVATMGVDDFRSNEKTVVIPADDTLRIEFVGADGETRVLRESIPVLAGEVVDGTVLHVAALHEFLAAQIARAEAEGVLFSVHLKATMMKISDPILFGHVIRAFFPRVFEQYGADLKAAGLDPANGLNGILQGLAALPNGDEIKAAFDQGIADGPDLAMVDSDKGVTNLHVPSDVIVDASMPAMIRTSGHMWGPDGGEHDTLAVIPDSSYAGIYQAVLDDCRANGAFDPATMGSVPNVGLMAQAAEEYGSHDKTFEVPGDGTVRVVNQAGETLIEHEVATGDIWRACQTKDVPIRDWVKLAVTRARASRTPAVFWLDETRAHDATLIGLVRTYLAEHDTEGLQIEILSPVDAMAFSLERIRRGDDTISVTGNVLRDYLTDLFPIMELGTSAKMLSVVPLINGGGLFETGAGGSAPKHVSQLVEQDYLRWDSLGEFLALAVSFEHLATSTDNARAQILADTLDRATGTFLDENKSPGRKLGSIDNRGSHFYLAKYWADELAAQTGDAELAAAFAGLAASLGGAEEAIVAELIAPQGTAVDIGGYYHPDAAKTEAVMRPSHTLNEALATL, encoded by the coding sequence ATGGCGAAGATCATCTACACGCTGACCGACGAGGCGCCGATGCTGGCGACCTACTCGTTCCTGCCCATCATCCAGGCCTACGCCAAGACCGCGGGGGTCGACGTCGAGACCCGCGACATCTCGCTGGCGGCCCGCATCATCAGCCAGTTCCCCGAGCGCCTCACCGACGAGCAGCGCCAGGGCGACGCTCTGGCCGAGTTGGGAGCCCTGGCGAAGACGCCAGAGGCCAACATCATCAAGCTGCCGAACATCTCGGCCTCGATGCCGCAGCTCAAGGCCGCGGTGGCAGAGCTCCGGTCGCAGGGCTACGACCTCCCCGAGTACCCCGACTCTCCGTCGACCGACGCCGAGCGCGACGTCAAGGCCCGCTACGACAAGGTCAAGGGCAGCGCGGTCAACCCCGTGCTGCGCGAGGGCAACAGCGACCGCCGCGCCCCCCTGTCGGTCAAGAACTACGCCCGCAAGCACCCGCACCGCATGGGCGCCTGGACGGCCGACTCGAAGACGAACGTCGCGACCATGGGCGTCGACGACTTCCGCTCGAACGAGAAGACCGTCGTCATCCCCGCCGACGACACCCTCCGCATCGAGTTCGTCGGCGCCGACGGCGAGACCCGCGTGCTGCGCGAGTCGATCCCCGTGCTGGCCGGCGAGGTCGTCGACGGCACCGTGCTGCACGTCGCCGCGCTGCACGAGTTCCTCGCCGCACAGATCGCCCGGGCCGAGGCCGAGGGCGTCCTGTTCTCGGTGCACCTCAAGGCCACGATGATGAAGATCAGCGACCCGATCCTCTTCGGTCACGTGATCCGCGCGTTCTTCCCGCGGGTGTTCGAGCAGTACGGTGCCGACCTGAAGGCCGCCGGGCTCGACCCCGCGAACGGCCTCAACGGCATCCTGCAGGGCCTCGCGGCGCTGCCGAACGGCGACGAGATCAAGGCCGCGTTCGACCAGGGCATCGCCGACGGACCCGACCTGGCCATGGTCGACTCCGACAAGGGCGTCACGAACCTGCACGTGCCGAGCGACGTCATCGTCGACGCGTCGATGCCCGCCATGATCCGCACCTCGGGTCACATGTGGGGCCCCGACGGTGGCGAGCACGACACCCTCGCGGTCATCCCCGACTCGAGCTACGCCGGCATCTACCAGGCCGTGCTCGACGACTGCCGCGCGAACGGCGCCTTCGACCCCGCCACCATGGGCTCGGTGCCCAACGTCGGCCTCATGGCGCAGGCCGCCGAAGAGTACGGCTCGCACGACAAGACCTTCGAGGTGCCCGGCGACGGGACCGTCCGCGTCGTGAACCAGGCCGGCGAGACGCTGATCGAGCACGAGGTCGCCACGGGCGACATCTGGCGTGCCTGCCAGACGAAGGACGTCCCGATCCGCGACTGGGTCAAGCTCGCGGTCACCCGTGCGCGCGCCAGCCGGACGCCCGCCGTGTTCTGGCTCGACGAGACCCGTGCCCACGACGCCACCCTGATCGGGCTCGTGCGCACCTACCTCGCCGAGCACGACACCGAGGGCCTGCAGATCGAGATCCTCTCGCCCGTCGACGCGATGGCGTTCTCGCTCGAGCGCATCCGCCGCGGCGACGACACCATCTCGGTCACCGGCAACGTGCTGCGCGACTACCTGACCGACCTGTTCCCCATCATGGAGCTCGGCACCTCGGCCAAGATGCTGTCCGTCGTTCCGCTGATCAACGGCGGCGGTCTGTTCGAGACCGGTGCCGGCGGCTCGGCCCCGAAGCACGTCTCGCAGCTCGTCGAGCAGGACTACCTGCGCTGGGACAGCCTGGGCGAGTTCCTCGCCCTCGCCGTCAGCTTCGAGCACCTCGCGACGTCGACCGACAACGCGCGGGCGCAGATCCTCGCCGACACGCTCGACCGCGCCACCGGCACCTTCCTCGACGAGAACAAGTCGCCCGGCCGCAAGCTCGGCTCGATCGACAACCGCGGCAGCCACTTCTACCTGGCCAAGTACTGGGCCGACGAGCTCGCCGCCCAGACCGGCGACGCCGAACTGGCCGCGGCGTTCGCCGGGCTGGCCGCCAGCCTCGGAGGGGCCGAAGAGGCGATCGTCGCCGAGCTGATCGCACCCCAGGGCACGGCCGTCGACATCGGGGGCTACTACCACCCCGACGCCGCCAAGACCGAGGCCGTGATGCGCCCGTCGCACACGCTGAACGAGGCGCTCGCGACGCTGTAG
- a CDS encoding YdeI/OmpD-associated family protein translates to MVSFADKPVLDVTVEQWREYLEGDPDVGGVRLTLRKVRSTKPGMTWSEALDVALCHGWIDGQTSRLDDDFTLTAFQPRRKNSPWSQVNREHVARLVAEGRMTPAGQAEVDRAKADGRWDAAYRQKDAAPPDDLQAALDADPAAAAHFASLTKTERFRVYFRLASLKRPETRAARIRDVVAAAARGEQHYR, encoded by the coding sequence ATGGTCAGCTTCGCGGACAAGCCCGTGCTCGACGTGACGGTCGAGCAGTGGCGCGAGTACCTCGAGGGCGACCCCGACGTGGGTGGGGTGCGACTGACGCTCCGAAAGGTGCGGTCGACGAAGCCCGGCATGACCTGGTCCGAGGCGCTCGACGTCGCCCTCTGCCATGGCTGGATCGACGGCCAGACCAGTCGGCTCGACGACGACTTCACGCTCACCGCGTTCCAACCGCGGCGGAAGAACAGCCCGTGGTCCCAGGTGAACCGCGAGCACGTCGCCCGTCTGGTCGCCGAAGGGCGCATGACCCCGGCGGGGCAGGCCGAGGTCGACAGGGCGAAGGCCGACGGGCGCTGGGACGCCGCCTACCGCCAGAAGGACGCCGCGCCTCCGGACGACCTGCAGGCCGCACTCGACGCCGATCCGGCGGCGGCCGCCCACTTCGCGTCGCTGACGAAGACCGAGCGGTTCCGGGTGTACTTCCGGCTGGCCTCGCTCAAGCGGCCCGAGACCCGCGCGGCGCGCATCCGCGACGTGGTCGCGGCGGCTGCCCGCGGCGAGCAGCACTACCGCTGA
- a CDS encoding Pr6Pr family membrane protein has protein sequence MTRAQLMVPYRFVFGALALVAVAAQFANTLENDYSVVNFFSFFTNLSNLFAVVVFVVGGVRTLRRRPGSRAWDTVRLVSVVNMVFVGLVFNVLLTDVAGGVLPWVNVVVHMAMPVAVLVDWLVLPAGRRLPWSAAAIGLVVPVAYSVYSLVRGAVTSFYPYPFYDPEALGGYGPVAVYMVVLLVALAVLSLALVGLARLAGRFWKQRSRN, from the coding sequence ATGACGCGCGCTCAGCTCATGGTCCCGTACCGGTTCGTCTTCGGGGCGCTCGCACTCGTGGCCGTCGCCGCCCAGTTCGCGAACACGCTCGAGAACGACTACAGCGTCGTCAACTTCTTCTCGTTCTTCACGAACCTCAGCAACCTGTTCGCCGTCGTGGTCTTCGTCGTCGGCGGAGTCCGCACCCTCCGCCGTCGCCCCGGCAGCCGTGCGTGGGACACCGTGCGGCTCGTCTCGGTCGTGAACATGGTGTTCGTCGGCCTCGTCTTCAACGTGCTGCTGACCGACGTGGCCGGGGGCGTGCTGCCCTGGGTCAACGTCGTCGTGCACATGGCGATGCCCGTCGCCGTGCTGGTCGACTGGCTCGTGCTGCCCGCCGGTCGCCGCCTGCCGTGGTCGGCCGCCGCCATCGGGCTCGTCGTGCCCGTGGCGTACAGCGTGTACTCGCTCGTCCGCGGCGCCGTCACGTCGTTCTACCCGTACCCCTTCTACGACCCGGAGGCGCTGGGCGGCTACGGCCCCGTGGCGGTCTACATGGTCGTGCTGCTGGTGGCCCTCGCCGTGCTGTCGCTCGCGCTGGTCGGTCTGGCGCGCCTGGCCGGCCGCTTCTGGAAGCAGCGCTCGCGCAACTGA
- a CDS encoding TetR/AcrR family transcriptional regulator produces MKPDDEEARVDPSRTSRRTRETRRKLVEAGVALLRRADYAAVPVAEITQLADVGLGTFYNHFAGKDELFDEAVQSVLNAQTDRMATLGQADDSPVTTAAIAMHVVLGLAASDPAVAVVVARNGLRLLDAEAALVPQARALVQAGQAAGSFAELDVDLALSLVGGSLLGGLHTWWSNPELVTPEWTVELVARVLVALGCDLGDARRASSSGLDRVTGRDAG; encoded by the coding sequence GTGAAACCGGACGACGAGGAGGCGCGGGTCGACCCCTCGAGAACGTCCCGCCGCACCCGCGAGACGCGTCGCAAGCTGGTGGAGGCCGGCGTCGCCCTGCTCCGACGGGCCGACTACGCCGCCGTCCCCGTCGCCGAGATCACGCAGCTGGCGGACGTCGGCCTCGGCACGTTCTACAACCACTTCGCCGGTAAGGACGAGCTCTTCGACGAGGCCGTGCAGAGCGTGCTGAACGCGCAGACCGACCGGATGGCGACACTCGGACAGGCGGACGACTCCCCCGTGACGACGGCGGCGATCGCGATGCACGTGGTGCTCGGGCTGGCCGCGAGCGACCCGGCCGTGGCCGTGGTCGTCGCGCGCAACGGGCTGCGCCTGCTCGACGCCGAGGCGGCGCTGGTGCCGCAGGCGCGGGCACTCGTGCAGGCCGGGCAGGCCGCCGGGTCGTTCGCCGAGCTGGACGTCGACCTGGCACTGTCCCTGGTCGGCGGCAGCCTCCTCGGCGGGCTGCACACCTGGTGGTCGAACCCCGAGCTCGTCACCCCCGAGTGGACAGTCGAGCTGGTCGCCCGCGTGCTCGTCGCCCTCGGGTGCGATCTCGGGGACGCGCGCCGCGCCTCCTCGTCCGGTCTCGACCGGGTGACCGGGCGCGACGCGGGCTGA
- a CDS encoding ATP-binding cassette domain-containing protein: protein MVRESAAVSVRNLTKTYGRRVVVADVSFEAGAGRVTALLGPNGAGKSTTLRAMLGLVRPTSGTTLFDGLLFAEIERPGRIVGVLLDASAGHGGRTVYETARLAALAIGVSSHRVDACLGLVGLSSVGDRRVGSLSLGMRQRLGLAVALLGEPTTLILDEPGNGLDPEGLRWLNDFVVAFARGGGGVLLSSHHLGDIETIADDVVILDRGRVVHAGPARAAGLTNVAFASTDDDRLVRALVDDEVTVSRRRDATTRLTAATTADHVGRLSVTLGIPLTHLSESRQSLESFFLDQTSGEHAARPSTAQGLPRGTSPLVPVHAPTSTSTSTPKATS from the coding sequence GTGGTCCGCGAAAGCGCGGCCGTCTCGGTCCGCAACCTGACCAAGACCTACGGGCGACGGGTCGTCGTCGCCGACGTGAGCTTCGAAGCCGGAGCGGGCCGGGTGACGGCTTTGCTCGGGCCGAACGGGGCAGGCAAGTCGACGACGCTGCGGGCAATGCTCGGGCTGGTCCGCCCGACGAGCGGCACCACGCTCTTCGATGGCCTGCTCTTCGCTGAGATCGAGCGGCCGGGTCGCATCGTCGGTGTCCTGCTCGACGCGAGCGCGGGCCACGGTGGGCGCACCGTCTACGAGACAGCTCGCCTCGCTGCACTGGCGATCGGCGTCTCGTCGCATCGTGTCGACGCGTGTCTCGGTCTCGTCGGCTTGTCGAGTGTGGGCGACCGCCGGGTTGGTTCACTGAGTCTCGGCATGCGTCAGCGTCTCGGCCTCGCCGTCGCCTTGCTGGGCGAGCCGACGACGCTGATCCTCGATGAGCCGGGCAACGGCCTCGACCCCGAGGGGCTCCGCTGGTTGAACGACTTCGTCGTCGCTTTCGCCCGGGGCGGTGGCGGCGTCCTGCTGTCGAGCCACCACCTCGGCGACATCGAGACGATCGCCGACGACGTCGTCATCCTCGACCGAGGCCGAGTCGTCCACGCCGGGCCGGCGCGAGCCGCCGGCCTGACGAACGTCGCCTTCGCCAGCACGGATGACGACCGGCTTGTTCGAGCCCTCGTCGACGACGAGGTGACGGTCAGCCGAAGGCGGGACGCCACGACGCGCCTCACCGCCGCGACCACCGCCGATCACGTCGGACGCCTCTCGGTGACCCTCGGCATCCCGCTGACCCATCTGTCCGAGTCGCGTCAGTCACTCGAGTCGTTCTTTCTCGACCAGACCTCGGGCGAACATGCAGCCCGCCCGTCCACGGCACAGGGGCTCCCGAGGGGGACGTCACCGCTCGTGCCCGTTCACGCGCCCACGTCCACGTCCACGTCCACTCCGAAAGCGACCTCATGA
- a CDS encoding LysE/ArgO family amino acid transporter, translated as MTFATMLPAVLFGFGTSLALIVAIGAQNAYVLRVGLQAVTRVGVPVVVVCAVSDAVLISAGVAGVGALVEAAPQAVVVVQLVGAGFLLVYGAFAAKRAIRPVGALTVDVTPESARVGVTAGGAVPADGAPPVAQGPRPPAAGRADSPARVVPAVLGALAFTWLNPHTYLDTIVFLGSVANHQPPELRWWFAAGAITGSLVWFSALGFGARLLRPLFAKPVAWRVLDAVIAVVMVALGLRLLFGL; from the coding sequence ATGACCTTCGCGACCATGCTTCCCGCCGTCCTGTTCGGCTTCGGCACGAGCCTCGCCCTGATCGTCGCGATCGGTGCCCAGAACGCCTACGTGCTGCGCGTCGGGCTCCAGGCCGTGACCCGCGTCGGCGTGCCCGTCGTCGTGGTCTGCGCCGTGAGTGACGCCGTGCTGATCAGCGCCGGGGTGGCCGGGGTCGGAGCGCTCGTCGAGGCGGCACCGCAGGCGGTGGTCGTCGTCCAGCTCGTCGGGGCCGGGTTCCTGCTGGTCTACGGCGCGTTCGCCGCGAAGCGGGCGATCCGCCCGGTCGGAGCGCTGACGGTCGACGTCACGCCGGAGTCGGCTCGAGTCGGCGTCACCGCAGGAGGCGCGGTGCCGGCCGACGGCGCCCCACCCGTCGCGCAGGGCCCCCGCCCACCGGCTGCCGGGCGCGCCGACTCGCCCGCCCGGGTCGTCCCGGCCGTCCTCGGTGCCCTCGCCTTCACCTGGCTCAACCCCCACACCTACCTCGACACGATCGTCTTCCTCGGCTCGGTCGCGAACCACCAGCCGCCCGAGCTGCGCTGGTGGTTTGCAGCTGGGGCGATCACGGGGAGTCTCGTGTGGTTCTCGGCGCTGGGGTTCGGCGCGCGCCTCCTGCGTCCCCTGTTCGCGAAGCCGGTCGCCTGGCGGGTCCTCGACGCGGTGATCGCCGTCGTCATGGTGGCCCTCGGGCTGCGGCTGCTGTTCGGACTCTGA
- a CDS encoding ABC transporter permease, whose protein sequence is MTPWPVLLRIEVMKATDTRAARGLFAAIALLGVGAVALSQASDASLETFVSGVGIPLTVLLPVVAVLAVTGDWNGRSALSTFTQTPRRLLVLTARLVAIVGLVLGVALVTAAAAALAFVVLHPDLLLTTDWWAVTAAAGGVVALAVAAALTGTAVGSLLLNTPLAIVVTMLLPLTFDIAAALLVPTAAPWISTLAFAAWLAQPHPGWADGPGDIPGAGQALTSLLLWVVLPLGLGWWRQLRRDVS, encoded by the coding sequence ATGACCCCGTGGCCCGTCCTCTTGCGCATCGAGGTCATGAAGGCGACCGATACCCGGGCTGCCCGAGGGCTCTTCGCCGCCATCGCACTTCTCGGCGTCGGCGCGGTCGCTCTGTCCCAGGCCTCCGACGCGTCGCTCGAAACCTTCGTGAGCGGCGTCGGCATCCCGCTCACGGTCCTTCTTCCCGTCGTCGCCGTGCTCGCGGTGACGGGCGACTGGAACGGACGGTCCGCCCTCTCGACGTTCACTCAGACGCCGCGGCGCCTCCTCGTCCTCACAGCACGCCTCGTCGCCATCGTCGGGCTCGTCCTCGGCGTCGCCCTCGTCACGGCCGCCGCTGCGGCACTCGCGTTCGTGGTTCTGCACCCCGACCTGCTGTTGACCACCGACTGGTGGGCGGTGACGGCGGCCGCCGGCGGAGTCGTCGCCCTCGCAGTCGCAGCGGCCCTGACCGGCACGGCCGTCGGGTCCCTGCTGCTGAACACACCCCTGGCCATCGTCGTCACCATGCTGCTGCCGCTCACCTTCGACATCGCGGCCGCGCTCCTCGTCCCGACCGCGGCCCCGTGGATCTCGACGCTCGCATTCGCGGCCTGGCTCGCCCAGCCACACCCGGGCTGGGCGGACGGCCCCGGCGACATCCCCGGCGCCGGCCAGGCCCTCACCTCCCTGCTGCTCTGGGTGGTGCTGCCACTCGGGCTCGGCTGGTGGCGCCAGCTGCGGCGCGACGTCTCATGA